In a genomic window of Telopea speciosissima isolate NSW1024214 ecotype Mountain lineage chromosome 5, Tspe_v1, whole genome shotgun sequence:
- the LOC122661701 gene encoding U-box domain-containing protein 5-like — protein MGNDVAEVVGALPHSHASIKVHRLMCTELMKFVDRTSQILPVVESARPRCTMGIQALCSVNLAIEKAKALIQHCAECSKLYLAITGEAILSRCEKVRKMLELSLTQIQNVVSLALAGQISGIVDDLRDAKFLMEPSEEEAGKVMLALLRRDPIASDPIETSEFVAFQIAALKLQLTSPKALLIEKRSIKILLGEVSDTDKKKEKILKYLLYILRTYGKSVQSEQKDVAIVQHEDSDACTKSACNGAVCDESIELEPHVQYGSDEAQTDARRTPIPPQEFRCPISLKLMHDPVIIASGQTFERMWIENWFSEGHDTCPKTQVKLPHLSMTPNFAMKDLISKWSRRHGIPIPDPCSKSTPGSLSSWKTSSCSSIVSFGSSLNDVTFPIDVSGVSLDSLDASYASDSSHVKIVDASSLVPPRMNSGFHGCQSSVNSNNWIGSVSLSKLAELPWESQCKVVEDVKNHLKEDDQAWFYLFSDSSVQSLIRFMEDARSLFDVKAQGDGAQVLLALLSECRNEIPSLSEHEFHLLASFIDSEISKEALSIIEVLSVHQDYRSKIMASGAILPILKILDTQISDSQVFAVKILYNLSLNRDIGSDIQSLGCITKLVPLLGDSSLAEYSIKIIRNLSNTVGGRVAITENNGCIASIAELLETGSHEEQEHGVAVFLSLCLQRTEYCLLVLREGVIPPLVNISVNGNARGKESAVELLRLLRDVRSGDSLENSLPHPGAYLEFSQDSNSSKEKKPSYKAPGFFRRKLKELSKPRSLALF, from the exons GTGCACCGGTTGATGTGCACAGAGCTTATGAAATTTGTTGATAGAACCTCACAGATATTACCGGTTGTAGAATCAGCTCGACCGCGATGCACAATGGGAATACAAGCTCTGTGTTCGGTAAATCTTGCAATAGAGAAAGCCAAGGCACTGATTCAACATTGTGCAGAATGTAGCAAACTCTACTTG GCAATCACAGGAGAGGCAATATTATCAAGATGTGAAAAAGTACGTAAGATGTTGGAGCTGAGTCTAACTCAAATACAGAATGTGGTTTCCCTGGCGTTGGCAGGACAG ATATCTGGAATTGTTGACGATCTTCGGGATGCTAAATTTCTCATGGAGCCTTCTGAAGAAGAGGCTGGGAAGGTTATGCTAGCTTTGCTTCGGCGGGACCCAATCGCATCAGATCCCATAGAAACTTCAGAATTTGTGGCATTTCAAATTGCTGCATTGAAGTTGCAGCTCACATCCCCAAAGGCTCTCTTGATAGAGAAAAGATCTATTAAAATTCTTCTTGGCGAAGTCTCCGATACTGataagaaaaaggagaagatcCTGAAGTACCTACTTTATATTTTGAGGACGTACGGAAAATCAGTTCAGAGCGAACAAAAAGATGTAGCTATTGTTCAGCATGAGGATTCAGATGCATGCACTAAATCTGCATGTAATGGTGCTGTATGTGATGAGTCTATTGAACTGGAACCACATGTTCAATATGGGTCTGATGAGGCTCAAACTGATGCACGTAGGACGCCCATTCCTCCTCAGGAGTTCAGATGCCCAATTTCTTTGAAACTTATGCATGATCCTGTCATCATTGCTTCCGGTCAAACATTTGAAAGGATGTGGATTGAGAATTGGTTCAGTGAGGGACATGATACATGTCCAAAGACCCAAGTAAAGCTGCCCCATTTGTCAATGACTCCAAACTTTGCCATGAAGgacctcatttccaagtggTCTAGGAGGCATGGGATCCCTATTCCTGACCCATGTTCAAAGTCAACTCCTGGGTCACTTAGCTCATGGAAAACTTCATCTTGCAGTTCCATTGTTAGCTTTGGAAGTTCTCTGAATGATGTGACTTTTCCAATTGATGTCAGCGGTGTTTCACTTGATTCTTTGGATGCTAGTTATGCTTCTGATTCATCACATGTTAAGATTGTAGATGCCTCGAGTTTGGTACCCCCTCGGATGAATAGTGGTTTTCATGGATGCCAATCTTCTGTGAACTCCAATAATTGGATTGGTTCAGTATCTCTCTCTAAACTTGCTGAACTTCCATGGGAATCACAATGCAAAGTCGTGGAAGATGTTAAAAACCATTTGAAAGAAGATGATCAGGCATGGTTCTATTTGTTTTCCGATTCCTCTGTCCAATCATTGATTAGATTTATGGAGGATGCACGCAGTCTGTTTGATGTAAAAGCACAGGGAGATGGAGCTCAAGTGCTTTTGGCCTTGTTGAGTGAGTGCAG AAATGAAATACCATCATTGAGTGAACATGAGTTCCATTTGTTGGCGTCATTTATCGATTCCGAAATTTCTAAAGAAGCTCTTTCCATCATTGAAGTCCTGTCGGTCCACCAAGATTATAGATCCAAAATCATGGCATCTGGTGCTATTCTCCCCATCCTAAAGATCCTTGACACCCAAATCAGTGATTCCCAGGTCTTTGCTGTTAAAATACTATATAATTTGTCACTGAACAGAGACATTGGTTCCGATATTCAATCATTGGGGTGCATCACAAAGCTCGTTCCTCTCCTGGGTGATAGCTCACTTGCAGAGTATTCCATAAAAATTATCAGAAACTTATCCAACACTGTAGGTGGAAGGGTTGCCATAACTGAAAACAATGGATGTATAGCTTCCATTGCAGAACTACTTGAGACTGGCTCTCATGAAGAACAAGAACATGGAGTGGctgttttcctttctttatgTTTGCAACGTACTGAATATTGTCTGTTGGTACTCAGAGAGGGCGTTATCCCACCTCTAGTGAACATCTCTGTCAATGGCAATGCACGAGGAAAGGAGAGTGCAGTGGAATTACTTCGGCTTTTGAGGGATGTCAGATCTGGTGATTCTTTAGAAAATTCACTTCCTCACCCTGGAGCTTATCTTGAATTTTCACAGGATAGCAACAGCTCTAAAGAGAAGAAACCATCTTACAAGGCTCCTggattttttagaaggaaattgAAAGAACTGTCCAAACCCAGATCTTTAGCTCTCTTCTGA